A window of the Algoriphagus halophilus genome harbors these coding sequences:
- a CDS encoding acyl-CoA dehydrogenase family protein, which yields MKNIFKSISGLRQILSNVDFDQISKLSQKVDLPKMVNLVSKMSEEDLSKMMGMLKGGSKPKEIPPINGDFYELGKSLPHHEREIQLRVREFMEREIKPIANHYWNRAEFPMHIIPKMAELDVAGLTYQGYGCPGHSALLEGFIAMEMARVDTSMSTFFGVQSGLAMGSIYLCGSEEQKKEWLPSMQKLEKIGAFGLTEPEVGSGVAGGLTTTCKREGDVWVLNGQKKWIGNATFSDITIIWARDLDDQQVKGFIVRKENPGFVAEKLEDKMALRTVQNALITMTNCEVPESDRLQEANSFRDTSKVLRMTRAGVAWQAVGCARGAYELALAYTNERKQFGRPIASFQLVQDLLVTMLGDLTAMQTMVFRLSEMQDSDLLKDEHASLAKVFCTLRMRSIVDHARELFGGNGILLQHDIARFVADAEAVYSYEGTKEINSLIVGRAITGHSAFV from the coding sequence ATGAAAAATATATTTAAATCCATTTCAGGACTTCGTCAAATCCTATCTAATGTTGACTTTGACCAAATATCCAAGCTTTCCCAGAAAGTAGACTTACCCAAAATGGTTAACCTGGTCTCAAAAATGAGTGAGGAAGACCTTTCGAAGATGATGGGAATGCTCAAGGGAGGAAGTAAACCTAAAGAAATCCCTCCTATTAACGGAGATTTTTATGAGTTAGGAAAAAGTCTGCCTCATCATGAACGGGAAATCCAATTGCGGGTCAGGGAGTTTATGGAAAGAGAAATCAAACCCATTGCCAATCACTATTGGAACCGTGCCGAATTCCCCATGCATATTATCCCTAAAATGGCTGAACTGGATGTCGCAGGGTTGACCTACCAAGGTTACGGATGCCCAGGGCATTCTGCCCTTTTGGAGGGATTTATTGCAATGGAAATGGCAAGAGTCGACACCTCTATGTCTACCTTTTTCGGGGTACAAAGCGGATTAGCTATGGGGTCTATCTATTTATGCGGGTCTGAAGAACAAAAGAAAGAATGGCTACCTTCCATGCAAAAATTGGAGAAAATCGGAGCCTTTGGACTAACTGAACCAGAAGTTGGGTCCGGGGTTGCAGGGGGACTGACCACAACTTGCAAAAGAGAAGGTGATGTTTGGGTTTTGAATGGACAAAAAAAATGGATTGGAAACGCGACCTTTTCAGATATCACAATTATTTGGGCGCGGGATCTAGATGACCAACAAGTCAAAGGCTTTATTGTAAGAAAAGAAAACCCAGGATTTGTTGCTGAGAAATTAGAAGATAAAATGGCGCTGCGTACTGTGCAAAATGCATTGATCACGATGACTAATTGTGAGGTACCAGAATCAGATCGACTACAAGAAGCCAACTCTTTTAGAGATACTTCCAAAGTACTTCGTATGACCAGAGCTGGAGTAGCTTGGCAAGCTGTAGGTTGCGCAAGAGGCGCTTATGAATTAGCCTTAGCCTATACGAATGAACGTAAACAATTCGGTAGACCTATTGCATCTTTCCAATTGGTTCAAGACCTCTTAGTAACTATGTTAGGAGATTTAACAGCCATGCAAACTATGGTCTTCCGATTGTCTGAAATGCAAGACAGCGATCTATTGAAAGATGAACATGCTTCCTTGGCCAAAGTCTTCTGTACCCTAAGAATGCGTTCCATTGTGGATCATGCCAGAGAGTTATTTGGTGGTAATGGTATTTTGCTGCAACATGATATTGCTCGATTTGTTGCAGATGCGGAAGCAGTCTACAGCTATGAGGGAACCAAAGAAATCAACTCTTTAATCGTAGGCCGTGCGATTACAGGACACAGTGCGTTTGTCTAA
- a CDS encoding GDSL-type esterase/lipase family protein: MKKTYLILTFALICSFSFAQSTLKVACVGNSITQGPGRDNPDSWPLQMQEILGDGYEVGNFGVSGRTLLRKGDYPYWNEPQFQQVKDFSPDILVIMLGTNDSKPQNWKYASEFRQDYLDMIAEFRKTMPVDGKVYVIMPVPVTKDNFGITASVMNNEQRMMIVDIAQAANAELIDLYTPLMDKAELLPDGVHPNVEGLGIMAEVIARAIRL, from the coding sequence ATGAAAAAAACCTATTTGATTTTAACTTTTGCACTGATTTGTAGCTTTTCATTTGCTCAATCCACTCTAAAAGTTGCTTGTGTCGGAAACAGTATTACCCAAGGCCCAGGTAGAGACAACCCCGATAGTTGGCCTTTACAAATGCAGGAAATTCTCGGAGATGGCTATGAAGTAGGAAACTTTGGAGTCAGCGGTCGGACTTTGCTTCGTAAAGGTGATTATCCCTATTGGAATGAGCCCCAATTTCAGCAAGTCAAAGATTTTTCTCCTGATATTTTAGTGATTATGCTGGGCACCAATGATTCCAAACCTCAAAACTGGAAATATGCATCTGAATTCAGACAAGATTACCTAGATATGATTGCTGAATTCAGAAAGACGATGCCCGTAGATGGAAAAGTTTATGTAATCATGCCTGTTCCGGTAACGAAAGACAATTTTGGTATTACCGCTTCCGTGATGAATAATGAGCAAAGAATGATGATTGTAGATATTGCACAAGCGGCCAATGCAGAACTAATAGACCTATATACTCCCTTGATGGACAAAGCTGAATTGCTACCAGATGGTGTTCACCCAAATGTGGAAGGATTGGGAATTATGGCTGAAGTAATTGCTAGAGCGATTCGGTTGTAA
- a CDS encoding neutral/alkaline non-lysosomal ceramidase N-terminal domain-containing protein, giving the protein MAIKKLAYNIGKILFGIFLFVFLVAIFTLTRVDRSPIEEQDFYKETFSDLEQLQLQGSETSVWLAGWGKSNMTPDDPVELVGYAPRGNYEFVQDSSFVKALALGNGETTVAWLSYELLIVHPHLAKEIQTAIRKQNLPIDQVIFTATHTHAGMGGYMPGPLGELAFGGYQEETVELIVNKTLKALNQALTTQDSTTIQYKKIDASEFVANRFVKEDPIEPSIRQLIFTKKSGEKATFFTYSAHATILSSKFMGLSGDYPYYLMKDLEKRGFDFAMFAAGTVGSHRPLASGNSPEKVQEYAHQLDSVMQIKMTYYATLHTHRIETGTLPIALREPHLRVSDNLRIRPWLFDYLLGETNVHFDITLIGNTLMIASSGEISGVFFAEWEKQAKEYGLNLMITTFNGGYMGYITPDKYYDRKFHEVREMNWYGPGNGKYYDDLIRNIINKVGQ; this is encoded by the coding sequence ATGGCAATTAAAAAGCTGGCGTATAACATAGGGAAAATCCTTTTTGGGATTTTCCTTTTTGTTTTTTTGGTAGCCATATTCACCTTAACGAGAGTGGACAGATCTCCAATTGAGGAACAGGATTTTTATAAAGAAACGTTTTCGGATTTAGAGCAGCTCCAACTTCAGGGCTCTGAAACTTCAGTTTGGTTAGCTGGCTGGGGCAAATCCAATATGACACCGGACGACCCCGTTGAGCTTGTGGGATATGCACCTAGAGGGAATTACGAATTTGTACAAGACAGCAGTTTTGTAAAGGCCTTAGCTCTTGGAAATGGGGAAACAACCGTCGCTTGGTTAAGCTATGAATTATTGATTGTACACCCTCATTTGGCAAAGGAAATTCAAACAGCGATCCGCAAGCAAAACCTGCCTATTGATCAAGTGATTTTTACAGCTACCCATACCCATGCAGGAATGGGGGGATATATGCCTGGCCCTTTAGGAGAATTAGCCTTTGGGGGATACCAGGAGGAAACTGTAGAGCTGATTGTCAACAAAACCTTGAAGGCTTTAAACCAAGCACTCACGACTCAGGACAGCACTACCATTCAATATAAAAAGATAGATGCTTCAGAGTTTGTAGCCAATCGTTTCGTCAAAGAAGATCCGATTGAGCCTTCCATAAGACAGCTAATCTTTACCAAGAAAAGCGGAGAAAAGGCTACATTTTTCACCTATTCCGCACATGCGACTATTCTAAGTTCCAAATTCATGGGACTATCAGGAGATTATCCCTATTACTTAATGAAGGACCTGGAAAAAAGGGGTTTTGATTTTGCCATGTTTGCTGCTGGCACTGTGGGAAGTCACCGTCCTTTGGCATCAGGGAACAGCCCAGAAAAGGTGCAGGAATATGCCCATCAACTGGACTCTGTGATGCAGATCAAAATGACCTATTACGCTACGCTTCACACACACCGAATTGAAACGGGTACCTTACCCATTGCCTTAAGGGAGCCTCACCTCAGAGTCTCGGACAATCTAAGGATTAGGCCCTGGCTTTTTGATTATTTGTTGGGGGAAACGAATGTTCATTTCGACATCACCTTAATAGGAAATACCTTGATGATTGCCTCTAGCGGAGAGATTTCAGGAGTATTCTTTGCTGAGTGGGAAAAGCAAGCAAAAGAATATGGCTTAAACCTAATGATTACCACATTCAATGGAGGCTATATGGGATACATTACTCCTGATAAATACTATGACCGGAAGTTTCATGAAGTAAGAGAAATGAACTGGTACGGACCTGGTAATGGGAAATACTATGATGATTTGATTAGGAACATCATCAATAAAGTGGGCCAATAA
- a CDS encoding class I SAM-dependent methyltransferase — MKDSYGFIAPYYNRLAKLVFGNQLALAKQSFISDLRKKKVLIIGGGDGKDYQIYQEGLQGDYWELSQAMLELAKKNLPKSSLNFQWGYFRQVEDQTYDEIWLHFVLDTMLDSEIVELLDQLKKSLVPSGSIFLVDFFQPTTLKSKVLQFLMISFFRIAAQHKRKNTPDYEELFKRCLWEKEEEHIFLKCWIKAQLWKKSDG; from the coding sequence ATGAAAGACAGCTACGGTTTTATAGCACCTTACTACAATCGATTAGCCAAATTAGTTTTTGGCAATCAGTTAGCCCTAGCTAAACAATCTTTTATCTCAGATTTAAGGAAAAAAAAGGTCTTGATTATTGGAGGTGGGGATGGGAAAGACTATCAGATTTATCAAGAAGGTTTACAGGGAGATTATTGGGAGCTTTCGCAAGCTATGCTTGAATTGGCAAAGAAAAATCTTCCTAAAAGCTCATTAAACTTTCAATGGGGATATTTTAGGCAGGTAGAAGATCAGACCTATGATGAAATCTGGCTTCACTTTGTCTTGGACACAATGCTTGATTCAGAAATCGTAGAGTTGTTGGATCAATTAAAGAAATCTTTGGTCCCAAGTGGCAGCATTTTTTTGGTGGATTTTTTTCAACCCACCACTCTTAAAAGCAAGGTGCTGCAATTTTTAATGATTTCTTTTTTCAGGATCGCGGCGCAACATAAAAGGAAAAATACTCCTGACTATGAGGAGCTTTTCAAACGATGTTTATGGGAAAAAGAAGAAGAACATATCTTTTTAAAATGTTGGATAAAAGCCCAGTTATGGAAAAAATCAGATGGATGA
- a CDS encoding AIR synthase related protein, protein MNERYMQRGVSASKEDVHQAISKLDKGLYPKAFCKIVEDTLGNDPAYCNIMHADGAGTKSSLAYSYWKETGDLSVWKGIAQDAIIMNTDDLLCVGAINNILVSSTIGRNKNLVPGEVISAIIEGTEEVLQMLRDNGVNAVLTGGETADVGDLVRTIIVDSTVTCRMRRDEVISNDTIQAGDVIVGLASYGQAKYESSYNGGMGSNGLTSARHDVFNKVLKTKYPESFDPAVPEDLVYSGKYNLTDAAPGSPVNIGKLVLSPTRTYAPIMVDVLNYMRSRIHGLVHCSGGAQTKVLHFVDDVHVIKDNLFETPPLFNIIQEESGTDWKEMYKVFNMGHRMEVYLDERYAEEIIDIAESYGVDAQIIGRVEPHEGKKVTIKSPYGVFEY, encoded by the coding sequence ATGAACGAGCGATACATGCAGCGCGGAGTTTCCGCCTCCAAAGAAGATGTACATCAGGCCATTTCAAAACTTGACAAGGGTCTCTATCCAAAAGCCTTTTGTAAGATCGTGGAAGACACCCTTGGAAACGATCCAGCCTACTGCAACATCATGCATGCTGATGGAGCAGGCACCAAGTCATCCTTAGCCTATTCTTATTGGAAAGAAACTGGGGATTTGAGCGTTTGGAAAGGAATTGCTCAAGACGCGATCATCATGAACACAGATGATTTGCTATGTGTAGGTGCGATCAATAATATTTTGGTTTCCTCTACCATTGGAAGAAATAAAAACCTCGTTCCCGGTGAAGTCATTTCCGCCATCATAGAAGGAACTGAAGAAGTACTTCAGATGCTCAGAGACAATGGAGTCAATGCGGTACTTACAGGAGGAGAAACAGCAGACGTAGGTGATTTGGTCAGAACCATCATTGTAGATAGCACGGTTACCTGTAGGATGCGAAGAGACGAAGTGATCTCTAACGATACCATTCAAGCAGGCGACGTAATTGTAGGATTAGCCTCCTATGGTCAAGCTAAATATGAGAGCTCTTACAATGGAGGGATGGGTAGTAATGGACTCACCTCTGCAAGACATGATGTTTTCAATAAAGTATTAAAAACCAAATATCCTGAAAGTTTTGACCCTGCTGTCCCAGAAGACTTAGTGTATTCAGGAAAATACAATTTGACAGATGCAGCTCCAGGCTCTCCTGTAAATATTGGAAAGTTGGTGCTTTCTCCTACCCGAACTTATGCTCCAATCATGGTAGATGTCTTAAATTATATGAGATCCAGAATCCATGGTTTGGTACATTGTAGCGGAGGGGCTCAAACCAAAGTGTTGCATTTTGTAGATGATGTACATGTCATCAAGGATAATCTATTTGAAACTCCCCCTCTATTCAATATCATCCAAGAAGAAAGTGGTACAGATTGGAAAGAAATGTACAAAGTATTCAATATGGGACATAGAATGGAGGTCTATCTGGATGAACGATATGCAGAGGAAATCATTGATATCGCAGAATCCTACGGGGTAGATGCTCAAATCATAGGTAGAGTTGAGCCACATGAGGGGAAAAAAGTCACCATAAAAAGCCCTTACGGAGTCTTTGAATATTAA
- the atpA gene encoding F0F1 ATP synthase subunit alpha, whose amino-acid sequence MAEVRPDEVSAILREQLSGARTQAELEEVGTVLQVGDGVARIYGLSKAQAGELIEFDNGLKAMVLNLEEDNVGAVLFGDSKEIKEGDTVKRTKKIASIKVGEGMLGRVVDTLGNPIDGKGPIAGELYDMPLERKAPGVIYRQPVTEPLQTGIKSIDAMIPIGRGQRELVIGDRQTGKTAVVIDAILNQKEFYDRGEAVFCIYVAIGQKASTVANVVAALEKGGALPYTVVVAAPASDPAPMQFFAPFTGAAIGEFFRDTGRPALVVYDDLSKQAVAYREVSLLLRRPPGREAYPGDVFYLHSRLLERAAKINKSDAIASQMNDLPDSIKHLVKGGGSLTALPIIETQAGDVSAYIPTNVISITDGQIFLETNLFNSGIRPAINVGISVSRVGGNAQIKSMKKVSGTLKLDQAQFRELEAFAKFGSDLDATTKRTIERGRRNQEILKQPQYSPVSVAHQVAIIYASTRGLMDSVPVEKARAFEKEFYVLLDASYPEALDLIKKGDIDGAGKILAKAASELAPKYA is encoded by the coding sequence ATGGCAGAAGTAAGACCAGATGAAGTTTCAGCAATCTTGAGAGAACAGCTTTCAGGAGCAAGAACTCAAGCGGAACTTGAAGAAGTGGGTACAGTCCTTCAAGTAGGGGATGGTGTAGCACGTATCTATGGACTTTCTAAGGCTCAGGCTGGTGAATTGATCGAGTTCGACAATGGTCTGAAAGCAATGGTGCTTAACCTGGAAGAGGACAATGTAGGTGCCGTACTTTTTGGTGATTCCAAAGAAATTAAAGAAGGTGACACTGTAAAAAGAACCAAGAAAATTGCCTCTATTAAAGTAGGTGAAGGAATGCTTGGTCGTGTAGTGGATACCTTAGGTAACCCTATTGATGGTAAAGGACCAATTGCTGGAGAGTTGTATGACATGCCTTTGGAGCGTAAAGCACCAGGTGTAATCTACAGACAGCCGGTAACTGAACCTCTTCAAACAGGTATCAAATCTATCGATGCCATGATTCCAATCGGTAGAGGTCAAAGAGAATTAGTAATTGGTGACCGTCAGACAGGTAAAACTGCTGTGGTTATTGATGCGATCTTGAACCAAAAAGAATTTTATGACAGAGGTGAAGCGGTATTCTGTATCTATGTAGCCATTGGTCAGAAAGCTTCTACTGTTGCGAACGTGGTAGCTGCTCTTGAAAAGGGTGGAGCGCTTCCTTATACTGTTGTTGTAGCAGCTCCTGCTTCGGATCCTGCTCCAATGCAATTCTTTGCTCCTTTTACGGGTGCTGCAATCGGAGAATTTTTCCGTGATACTGGACGTCCTGCTTTGGTGGTTTATGATGACTTGTCTAAGCAAGCTGTTGCATACCGTGAAGTATCTCTACTTTTGAGAAGACCTCCAGGACGTGAAGCATATCCAGGTGACGTATTCTACCTTCACTCAAGATTGCTAGAAAGAGCTGCGAAAATCAATAAATCTGATGCCATTGCTTCTCAAATGAACGATTTACCAGATTCAATCAAGCATTTGGTAAAAGGTGGAGGATCATTAACTGCACTTCCTATCATTGAAACTCAGGCTGGTGACGTTTCTGCTTATATCCCAACCAACGTAATTTCTATTACAGATGGTCAGATCTTCTTGGAAACAAACTTGTTCAACTCTGGTATTCGTCCTGCAATTAACGTAGGTATCTCCGTATCAAGAGTAGGGGGTAACGCTCAGATCAAGTCTATGAAGAAGGTTTCTGGTACCCTGAAGCTGGATCAAGCTCAGTTCCGTGAATTGGAAGCATTTGCTAAATTCGGATCTGATCTAGATGCTACTACAAAGAGAACGATCGAAAGAGGTAGAAGAAACCAAGAAATCTTGAAGCAGCCTCAATACTCTCCAGTATCTGTAGCGCATCAAGTAGCAATTATCTATGCTTCTACAAGAGGATTAATGGATTCAGTGCCAGTAGAGAAGGCAAGAGCATTTGAAAAAGAATTCTATGTGCTTCTTGATGCTTCTTATCCTGAGGCTCTTGATTTGATCAAAAAAGGTGACATTGATGGTGCTGGTAAGATTCTTGCCAAAGCAGCATCTGAGTTGGCTCCTAAATACGCATAA
- a CDS encoding AraC family transcriptional regulator, translated as MPKAILPTYQIPDFEKVSVDPQEFYYSRLEKHLQTHLFIQKPHKHDFYILVFFSHGNGTHIIDFKSYPVTPKSMFFLAPGQVHSWTLSPDTKGHILFFSQSFYTSTYSLAKLNSFIFFNSNLTIPLLNLDSAQFIKLASNFEKVEEEIIHPSWSSMDLLKSYTNILLTLSYRYFLDQNPQLKNQIPNLDQFQKLEKIIEEAFSVQRDVNFYASQMNMSLKQLNLLTQKKTGKPISQLLMERVILESKRLLVHSDLSISEIAFKLQFEDPSYFSRLFKKKTSYSPEKFRLLQQSSSI; from the coding sequence ATGCCCAAAGCCATACTTCCTACATATCAAATCCCAGATTTTGAAAAAGTTTCTGTTGATCCCCAAGAGTTTTATTATTCAAGGCTAGAAAAACATTTACAGACTCATCTATTTATCCAAAAACCTCACAAACACGATTTTTATATCCTTGTTTTTTTTAGCCATGGAAATGGAACTCATATAATCGATTTCAAATCCTACCCGGTGACCCCCAAATCCATGTTTTTTCTTGCCCCCGGGCAAGTTCATTCATGGACACTTTCCCCAGATACCAAAGGCCACATTCTCTTTTTCAGTCAATCATTTTATACCTCAACATATAGCCTCGCAAAGCTTAACAGTTTTATTTTTTTCAATTCAAATCTAACTATCCCTTTGCTGAATTTAGACAGTGCTCAATTCATTAAACTGGCTTCTAACTTTGAAAAAGTTGAAGAAGAGATTATTCATCCCAGTTGGTCAAGCATGGATTTATTAAAAAGTTATACTAATATCCTTTTGACCCTTTCTTATCGATATTTTTTAGATCAAAATCCACAGCTTAAAAACCAAATACCCAATCTCGATCAATTCCAAAAGCTGGAGAAAATCATAGAGGAAGCTTTTTCAGTGCAAAGAGATGTAAACTTTTACGCCTCTCAAATGAACATGAGTTTAAAGCAACTCAACTTACTCACCCAGAAAAAGACCGGAAAACCTATTTCACAACTCTTAATGGAACGGGTCATTCTAGAATCCAAACGGTTGCTGGTACATTCAGATTTAAGCATTTCAGAAATTGCGTTCAAATTACAATTTGAAGATCCAAGCTATTTCAGTAGGCTATTCAAAAAGAAGACTTCCTATTCTCCTGAAAAATTCAGACTACTTCAACAATCCTCATCCATCTGA
- a CDS encoding sulfatase family protein, with product MKPQEYPIFFFILFLGLFSCQKQEEVAPLPKPNIIVILADDLGYGDIGAFNPESKIPTPQIDQLATEGMIFTDAHTPSAVCTPTRYGFMTGRYNWRSRLKSGVLTGKSKALIPDDRTTIADILQNKGYQTAFIGKWHLGWDWALTEGDSLRGEGWDAKDFEQLDFSKAVTHTPNDLGFDYAYGHSGSLDMAPYVYVENGMPTAIPDTVTVDTGEYSWWREGPTSPDFVHEEVTPNFFNRSIEYIQSHANQEEPFFLYLALPSPHTPILPPQEWQGKSGLLPFGDFMMMIDDYVGKLNQAIKDAGIEENTLVIFTSDNGGSPAAGIDKMQAMGHYSSYIYRGHKADIFEGGHRVPFIAKWPKKIQNGTSREETICLTDIMATSADIVGYSLKDNEGEDSYSLLELFDADKEVSSFREATVHHSINGSFAIRQGDWKLIMAKGSGGWSFPKPGDPTESELPDVQLYNLKSDPAESQNLYAENPEKVSALKSLLIKYIKEGRSTPGAPQQNDPIEGEWRQIGFVE from the coding sequence ATGAAACCTCAGGAGTATCCCATCTTCTTTTTCATTCTATTTCTAGGACTTTTTTCTTGTCAAAAGCAGGAAGAGGTTGCTCCACTTCCGAAACCCAATATCATTGTGATATTAGCGGATGATTTGGGGTATGGTGATATAGGGGCCTTCAATCCTGAGAGTAAGATTCCCACTCCGCAAATTGATCAACTGGCAACTGAGGGTATGATTTTTACAGATGCGCATACTCCTTCAGCAGTATGCACTCCTACTAGATATGGCTTTATGACCGGAAGGTATAATTGGAGAAGTAGACTGAAAAGCGGTGTGTTGACCGGCAAATCGAAAGCTTTAATTCCGGATGATCGAACTACAATTGCGGATATACTCCAAAATAAAGGATATCAAACGGCATTCATTGGTAAATGGCATTTGGGTTGGGACTGGGCTTTGACAGAAGGTGACTCTCTTCGTGGAGAAGGATGGGATGCCAAAGATTTTGAACAGTTGGATTTTAGTAAAGCGGTAACGCACACTCCAAATGATTTAGGTTTTGACTATGCTTATGGACATTCCGGCTCCTTGGATATGGCTCCTTATGTGTATGTTGAAAATGGAATGCCTACTGCAATACCGGATACTGTGACGGTTGATACAGGAGAATATTCATGGTGGAGAGAAGGCCCGACTTCTCCGGATTTTGTACACGAAGAAGTGACCCCCAATTTCTTTAATCGTTCCATAGAATACATTCAATCACATGCCAATCAAGAAGAACCATTTTTCCTTTATTTGGCATTGCCTTCTCCACATACTCCTATATTACCTCCTCAAGAATGGCAAGGTAAAAGTGGATTATTGCCATTTGGGGACTTTATGATGATGATTGATGACTATGTGGGGAAATTGAATCAAGCCATCAAGGATGCTGGAATTGAAGAGAATACCTTAGTGATATTTACCAGTGACAACGGAGGCTCACCAGCAGCAGGTATCGATAAAATGCAAGCCATGGGACATTACTCTAGCTATATCTACCGAGGACATAAAGCAGATATTTTTGAGGGAGGTCATCGAGTTCCTTTTATCGCAAAATGGCCAAAGAAAATACAAAATGGGACCTCACGAGAAGAAACCATTTGTTTAACAGATATCATGGCTACCAGTGCTGATATTGTAGGCTATTCTTTAAAAGATAATGAAGGGGAAGATAGTTACAGTCTTTTGGAGTTGTTTGATGCAGACAAGGAAGTGAGTTCCTTTAGGGAAGCCACCGTTCACCATTCTATCAATGGAAGTTTTGCGATCCGACAAGGGGATTGGAAGTTGATCATGGCAAAAGGTTCTGGAGGCTGGAGCTTTCCTAAACCAGGTGACCCTACTGAATCTGAACTCCCAGATGTTCAGCTATACAATTTGAAATCAGATCCGGCAGAATCTCAAAACCTGTATGCAGAAAATCCTGAGAAAGTTTCTGCTCTGAAATCGCTTTTGATTAAATACATCAAGGAGGGAAGAAGTACACCAGGCGCACCTCAACAAAATGATCCCATTGAGGGAGAATGGAGACAGATTGGTTTTGTGGAGTAG
- a CDS encoding DUF983 domain-containing protein, with the protein MNKRCENCHQSFEPEPGFYFGAMFISYAFNTALFITVWILLKTFYPDYSLTMLLITISLAAILALPMIFRLSRSIWIAIFIPFKKESDPSRDQSAA; encoded by the coding sequence ATGAATAAGAGATGTGAAAATTGTCATCAATCTTTTGAGCCGGAACCAGGCTTTTATTTTGGGGCAATGTTCATTAGTTATGCATTTAATACTGCCCTTTTCATTACAGTCTGGATACTTTTGAAAACTTTCTATCCAGACTATTCTTTGACCATGCTATTGATCACCATCAGTTTGGCTGCAATTCTTGCCTTGCCAATGATATTCCGATTAAGTAGATCCATTTGGATAGCTATTTTCATTCCTTTTAAAAAGGAATCCGATCCATCCAGAGACCAGTCGGCAGCGTAA
- the atpG gene encoding ATP synthase F1 subunit gamma — protein sequence MANLKEVKERINSVVSTQQITKAMKMVSAAKLRRAQDKIVQMRPYSQKLTNILNNVSAASEGAADIIYAEKREVKKVLLIPVTSDKGLCGAFNTNIIKATNAAIKDQFSAYDVTILPLGKKSYEYFKKSKYPVISDYYQVFQDLNFENVRLAAEYAMGSFVAGDYDQVYLVFNEFKNVATQIVRTEQFLPMAKEETTEVKTSEVDYILEPSRSYIIEELVPTSLKIQLYKAVLESNASEHGARMTAMDKATENAGELLKELRLMYNRTRQAAITNEILEIVAGAEALG from the coding sequence ATGGCTAACCTTAAGGAAGTAAAGGAAAGAATTAACTCGGTAGTATCTACCCAGCAGATTACCAAAGCAATGAAAATGGTATCTGCGGCAAAGTTGAGAAGAGCGCAGGATAAAATCGTCCAAATGCGTCCTTACTCTCAGAAGTTAACGAATATCCTGAATAATGTTTCTGCAGCATCCGAGGGAGCTGCGGATATTATTTATGCCGAAAAGCGTGAGGTGAAAAAAGTACTTTTAATCCCTGTTACTTCAGATAAGGGACTTTGTGGTGCTTTTAATACCAATATCATCAAGGCGACCAATGCAGCTATTAAAGATCAATTTTCTGCATATGATGTGACCATCTTGCCTTTAGGTAAAAAGTCATATGAATATTTCAAAAAATCGAAATACCCAGTTATTTCAGATTATTACCAAGTCTTCCAAGATCTGAATTTTGAGAACGTTCGCCTAGCTGCTGAATATGCGATGGGTTCGTTCGTTGCAGGGGATTACGATCAGGTATACCTAGTATTCAATGAATTCAAGAATGTGGCTACTCAAATTGTAAGAACAGAGCAGTTTTTACCGATGGCCAAAGAGGAGACTACTGAAGTGAAAACTTCTGAAGTGGATTATATCTTGGAACCTTCAAGATCTTACATTATTGAAGAGTTAGTGCCAACTTCCTTGAAAATCCAACTATACAAAGCAGTATTAGAAAGCAATGCTTCTGAGCATGGGGCTAGAATGACCGCCATGGATAAGGCAACAGAAAATGCAGGTGAATTGCTGAAAGAACTTCGATTAATGTACAATAGAACCCGTCAAGCTGCGATTACCAATGAGATCTTGGAGATCGTTGCTGGTGCAGAAGCTTTAGGGTAA